The genomic DNA TCTGGTTCATTATAATAGGGCTTTCTCAAAGCTCCAGTCAGACCTTGAATTGAACCATCTTGAAATAGCTTTGCACTGTCTAAACGGGCTTTACCATTAGATCTCGATCGAATTTCGGCGTCAAGTTGATGTGCGGTGTAACCGGCAAACATATTGTTTTCTTGTAAAAGCGTATGCATAATCATGAGTTGTGTACGCATTGGATTGACACCTTGTGCCGCTGCTTTAAGATGGACCTCCAATTCACTCTCTCCAAGATGCATCCCAACAGCGGCATCCGTATTCGTCGTAATTCCTTGGGCCAAATAATCTTGTGCGCCGTCTCCTAGGAGCGTCATCATTTTTTCAGTTGTCGGTTTTGGAATGACCGCTTGAATGGGAGCCATTGCCGGATGCTCATATAGGACCCCATTTAGACGTCCGTCATTTCCGCGTCCGAAATGTCCTCCTTGTGGATCCGAGTTGTCATCTTCAATTCCTGCCAAATCCATTGCCACTGAATTCGCAACAGCTAAATGAGCAGATATGTGGCTAACAAACACAGGATGATCGGGTGCTATCTTATCTAACTCCTCTCTTGTAGGGTGGCGTTGTTCTTCTAGAAGCGTATCATCATAACCATAACCTTGAACCCATTGTCCTTTAGGAGTATTATCAGCCTTTGTGCGAATACGTTCTAAAATGTCACTGATGTTCTTATTCGGTGGGGTACTACAATTCGCTTGATTCCGAAGTTGAGAATACATTAGTATATGATTATGTGTATCAATAAATCCTGGTAATAGTGTTGCTCCTTTTAAATCAATCATCTCTGTTTTTTGGGTTAAATTAATTTCATCCCGACTAGGCTTCCTTTCAGTCCATATTCTGCTAATAGATCCATTTGTTACAGCTACGGAACCTGCCTTTCGATTTTCACCATCGAGCGTTAAAATATTGGCATTAGTTATTAGTAAATCTATTTCCTTCATTTTTGGAACCTCTCCTTATACTGTGAAAATTGAGCATTTTAAAATATTTCTTCACACTTCAACATTCTTATCATCTGGAGGTGGCACAATCGTTTCATCATCTCTACCCCTTGCTGAATTCAGGTCTTCCCAATAGACAGCCCGCACCTGTTCAGTTTTGGAATGTTGAGTTAATAAACTGATTACAACGAGACTAAGTAAGGAAACTAAAAAACCGAATATCGTGTGATTGAGGTTAATGCCAAGGTATGGCCAACTTATTGTTGCGATACAAGCTAAAATCATACTTGATAAAACACCGATTTTTGTTACTCTCCTCCAAAACATGACAGCCAAAAAGGGAAGCACTAATATCGTAGCAGATAATCTTAACGCTCCTTGGTACAAGGTAATTATATCGGTGATATTGTAGGCTATAATTACGGCAAGTACAGATATGATCACAACGGTTAATCGGGACATGAACATTAGATTCTTTTCACCCGCTTTGGGGTTAATGATGCGTTGGTAAATATCTCTCGTTAGATTGGAACTACCTTGAAGAATAAAGGAATCAGCACCAGTCATTAGTGCGGAGAGCAAACCTACTAATACTATTCCTCCAATAACCGGTGGTAACATGTCAGTAGTGACATAAGAGAATACCAAATCCGGATCTATGTCCTCTGGGACATAATGCTTTGCAGCAAGACCTATAGAATAAGGTAAGACCGAAATAACCATTACAATAAGTAATCCTGTAAGCCCTGCCCCTTTAGCAATTTTTTCGGTTCTGGAAGCAAAAATTCGCTGCCATGTCGACTGCCAAATTAAATAAAAAGGACCAACAGATAATGCAAAAAGTAAAACATCACCCAAACCATTGGGCCCTA from Tuberibacillus sp. Marseille-P3662 includes the following:
- a CDS encoding sodium:solute symporter family protein — protein: MGWYLTYTLIYFIFMFSMGFYFFTKIKTSDSYLIAGWNVGFWPIVGTIISTNCGAAVFIGWVGMGFNVGLSGFFKFAFPASIFGLLLVLFLAKPLRRQKLYTIADLFNERFGGRSGLLPSILSAIIYSVPTTALQMIGMTTVFQLAFGMEMGTGIFLSFIIILGFTILGGLPATIITDAIQSVVLICGIIILFITSIVYGGGFGDILSNTPTEYLSPLGPNGLGDVLLFALSVGPFYLIWQSTWQRIFASRTEKIAKGAGLTGLLIVMVISVLPYSIGLAAKHYVPEDIDPDLVFSYVTTDMLPPVIGGIVLVGLLSALMTGADSFILQGSSNLTRDIYQRIINPKAGEKNLMFMSRLTVVIISVLAVIIAYNITDIITLYQGALRLSATILVLPFLAVMFWRRVTKIGVLSSMILACIATISWPYLGINLNHTIFGFLVSLLSLVVISLLTQHSKTEQVRAVYWEDLNSARGRDDETIVPPPDDKNVEV
- a CDS encoding amidohydrolase is translated as MKEIDLLITNANILTLDGENRKAGSVAVTNGSISRIWTERKPSRDEINLTQKTEMIDLKGATLLPGFIDTHNHILMYSQLRNQANCSTPPNKNISDILERIRTKADNTPKGQWVQGYGYDDTLLEEQRHPTREELDKIAPDHPVFVSHISAHLAVANSVAMDLAGIEDDNSDPQGGHFGRGNDGRLNGVLYEHPAMAPIQAVIPKPTTEKMMTLLGDGAQDYLAQGITTNTDAAVGMHLGESELEVHLKAAAQGVNPMRTQLMIMHTLLQENNMFAGYTAHQLDAEIRSRSNGKARLDSAKLFQDGSIQGLTGALRKPYYNEPDKVGELFHEQQVFNREIIDLHKRGFRIAIHGNGDRAIGSILEGYSNALNNVPRDDHRHRIEHIQTATPEDLDTMKNLGVCGSAFINHVYYWGDRHQRLFLGPERARRISPLRDVVERDLLFTLHSDCPVTPISPLFSVWAAVNRLTREGETLGPEQQIDVITALKSMTIYGAELIFDEKNTGSIEIGKRADFAVLEADPTDIDPKKIKDITVLATLIDGEMVYENKEMFAK